A window of Daphnia pulicaria isolate SC F1-1A chromosome 10, SC_F0-13Bv2, whole genome shotgun sequence contains these coding sequences:
- the LOC124314736 gene encoding cilia- and flagella-associated protein 157-like — MPSVFRRNDTSAASTRSQSKTAQSRFPGARGNTKGSGNDAKNQVDDTKSDVPSNHLTEVDREWFNIRIRDLEEKLSRALDERQKFERETVAATDILDKLRSDNEDIIQYLHRKLQSRDDQCAELKERLKGLQMAREKESEDYEREFEVSKRMYGNMEQRLTSEIKLLQGKLTSLEEFRIQKDLFENQIKEAHDSLKRKDEELPMHLERMERQTVLRIETMKEEHANAIKEIAKEMEKKAITKLNETSRRALEENTMLLRQVAVVGSKLVTIESQLATSRYQNQGLKALLSRIEGKHEEATKQLAKERSKRKTQMDIEALLQRKIVQCEELEKAESELRTENVSMQKRIIQYEQERSKQQETLAEISHASEKTRDYLSKNKKKCEALSQGIQSAKRIMAAVLAADKEDMTAAMSQVVDFINEDFSS, encoded by the exons ATGCCTAGCGTTTTCAGAAGAAATGACACTTCAGCTGCCTCAACACGTTCGCAGTCCAAAACAGCACAATCCCGATTTCCTGGAGCCAGAGGCAATACCAAAGGGTCTGGAAATGATGCCAAAAATCAAGTGGACGACACCAAGAGTGACGTACCTTCAAATCATCTTACGGAGGTGGACAGGGAGTGGTTCAATATTCGAATCCGGGACCTCGAGGAGAAATTGTCAAG GGCTCTGGATGAGCGTCAAAAGTTCGAGAGGGAAACCGTTGCGGCTACGGATATTCTCGACAAGTTGCGATCAGACAACGAAGACATCATTCAATATCTGCATCGTAAATTGCAATCAAGAGATGATCAATGTGCAGAGCTCAAGGAGAGACTTAAAGGGCTGCAAATG GCCCGCGAGAAAGAAAGTGAAGACTACGAACGAGAATTTGAAGTTTCCAAACGGATGTACGGCAATATGGAACAGCGACTAACAAGTGAAATCAAACTTTTGC AGGGAAAACTAACGTCTTTGGaggaatttcgaattcaaaaaGATCTCTtcgaaaaccaaatcaaagagGCCCATGATAgtctcaaaagaaaagacgaggAATTGCCAATGCACCTGGAACGGATGGAGAGACAGACCGTTTTGCGCATCGAGAC GATGAAAGAGGAACACGCCAATGCCATCAAAGAAATCGCCAAGGAAATGGAGAAGAAAGCCATAACCAAGCTGAATGAGACATCGCGCAGAGCCCTGGAAGAAAACACTATGCTACTGCGCCAA GTGGCTGTTGTCGGGAGCAAACTTGTGACCATTGAATCGCAACTGGCCACGTCTAGATATCAGAATCAGGGGCTGAAAGCCCTGCTCAGCCGAATCGAAGGCAAACATGAAGAAGCAACTAAACAATTGGCGAAGGAGAGAAGT AAACGAAAGACGCAAATGGACATTGAAGCCCTTCTTCAAAGGAAAATCGTACAATGCGAAGAGCTTGAGAAAGCCGAGTCGGAATTGCGCACTGAGAATGTCAGTATGCAAAAGCGAATTATCCAATACGAGCAAGAACGTTCGAAACAGCAGGAAACGCTGGCCGAGATCAGTCACGCAAGCGAAAAGACACGTGACTACCTTtctaaaaacaagaagaaatgcgAAGCTCTTTCGCAAGGCATTCAGTCTGCCAAGCGAATTATGGCTGCAGTTTTGGCG GCTGACAAAGAAGACATGACTGCAGCTATGTCTCAAGTGGTTGATTTTATCAACGAAGATTTCAGTTCCTAA